In the Bifidobacterium catenulatum PV20-2 genome, one interval contains:
- a CDS encoding alpha/beta hydrolase — MNLKPISFDVEGLTLRGSVYEPKGGFEQEKRYPTALLFHGFGGNRIDFSGFMVQMARSLSQQGIVAITYDRAGHGESDGTFFDVSISREVRHAKQVLQQVCSLDYVDENNLHFGGISLGAVVESIVASETAAKPRSMVMVSSAASCVDEITSGKIQGKSLEGLRTQAYFDFMGAKMGPAIVEDVKGLDLYAKVTGCTSDVLLIHGTADFVPVEYAQRYKDVFGDRATLIVKENGDHGFCSVPDREFVMSKTAQFIAEHAGVSYQGVEIF; from the coding sequence ATGAACCTCAAACCCATCTCATTCGACGTCGAAGGATTGACGTTACGCGGTTCGGTATATGAGCCGAAAGGCGGTTTTGAACAAGAAAAGCGTTATCCGACGGCACTTCTGTTCCATGGTTTCGGTGGCAATAGAATCGACTTTTCAGGGTTCATGGTGCAGATGGCCAGGTCGCTAAGTCAGCAGGGCATTGTCGCGATTACCTATGATCGTGCCGGCCATGGTGAAAGCGACGGAACATTCTTCGACGTGAGCATTAGTCGTGAAGTCCGTCATGCCAAGCAGGTGCTGCAACAGGTTTGCTCACTGGACTATGTTGACGAAAACAATCTGCACTTTGGTGGTATTAGTTTGGGTGCGGTTGTTGAATCAATCGTTGCGTCCGAGACCGCAGCTAAGCCACGCAGTATGGTCATGGTGTCGAGCGCTGCATCTTGCGTTGACGAAATAACGTCGGGGAAAATTCAAGGTAAATCACTGGAAGGGTTGCGGACTCAGGCCTATTTCGATTTCATGGGTGCAAAAATGGGGCCAGCCATCGTCGAAGATGTCAAAGGGCTTGATTTGTACGCCAAAGTTACTGGGTGCACCAGTGATGTGTTGCTGATACACGGTACTGCGGACTTTGTGCCGGTGGAGTATGCGCAACGCTACAAAGATGTCTTCGGTGATCGAGCCACGCTGATAGTGAAAGAAAACGGAGACCATGGTTTTTGTTCGGTGCCTGATCGTGAGTTCGTCATGAGCAAGACCGCGCAGTTCATCGCTGAGCACGCTGGTGTCAGTTATCAGGGTGTAGAGATTTTCTGA
- a CDS encoding MFS transporter, protein MSSTTKSAGIIKALKHPNPWWVGFVCGMATFVDNAATMGVSTAFVLYQSGGRLTGNQIGMLTSSVTIGVALGSFLGGRLGDRFGRRHVFVGTMLIIILGAFIPFISTDFAFMLPGVLLLGLGIGADLPVAMATISETATDKNRAKILVFSNLLGGFGILMSVLLGIFFGNSGVFGGHVIFGAFGGVAVIVLLMRLTIPETETWLKANEERKEGVHTLRADNSSVKDLMKTPWRKPFVTLVCYYSLVAISVSVSSGFGTYIAYNVANISVSTYSTASLACMPLAILGAAWFMAVADSKWRMTYYVIGSVLVAVSGLIPVIFGFNLVTLCVFTYIVTFAGAFCYETIMKVWTQESFPTMLRGTAQGFIYGISRILTAIMSAVTPALLVFNPKMLYVGIALLSAVGFFVGWLGFHKSTGNTFQTEAQIESEGALQ, encoded by the coding sequence ATGTCATCAACAACGAAGTCTGCTGGCATTATCAAGGCGTTGAAGCATCCAAATCCATGGTGGGTTGGCTTCGTGTGCGGCATGGCCACTTTTGTGGACAATGCGGCGACCATGGGTGTTTCCACGGCATTCGTGCTTTATCAATCCGGAGGAAGACTTACCGGTAACCAGATTGGTATGCTGACTTCATCCGTCACTATTGGCGTGGCCTTGGGCTCATTCCTTGGAGGACGTCTTGGAGACCGTTTCGGACGTCGTCATGTGTTCGTCGGTACTATGCTGATAATCATTTTGGGTGCGTTTATTCCGTTCATCAGCACGGATTTTGCATTCATGCTGCCGGGCGTTTTGCTGCTGGGTTTGGGTATTGGCGCGGATTTGCCAGTGGCCATGGCCACTATTTCCGAAACGGCGACTGATAAGAACCGAGCAAAAATTCTTGTATTCTCCAACCTTTTGGGTGGTTTCGGCATTTTGATGTCAGTGCTGTTGGGTATTTTCTTTGGCAATTCAGGCGTGTTCGGCGGTCATGTTATCTTCGGTGCGTTCGGCGGGGTGGCAGTTATTGTGTTACTGATGCGTCTGACGATTCCAGAAACCGAAACATGGTTGAAGGCCAACGAGGAACGCAAGGAGGGTGTGCACACTCTGCGCGCTGACAACTCCAGCGTTAAGGATTTGATGAAGACCCCGTGGCGCAAGCCGTTCGTGACTCTCGTGTGCTATTACTCGCTTGTTGCCATCTCTGTGTCTGTTTCTTCTGGATTCGGCACGTACATCGCTTACAACGTCGCCAATATCTCGGTGTCTACCTACTCCACCGCGTCGCTTGCCTGTATGCCTCTGGCCATTCTTGGTGCAGCGTGGTTCATGGCTGTTGCCGATTCCAAGTGGCGTATGACCTATTATGTCATCGGCTCGGTTTTGGTCGCGGTGAGTGGTCTGATTCCGGTGATCTTTGGTTTCAACCTGGTGACGCTGTGCGTCTTCACCTATATTGTGACTTTCGCCGGTGCGTTCTGCTACGAGACCATCATGAAGGTATGGACTCAGGAGTCCTTCCCGACTATGCTTCGTGGCACCGCCCAGGGTTTCATCTACGGTATTTCTCGTATACTGACCGCAATCATGAGCGCGGTAACCCCGGCGTTGCTTGTCTTTAACCCCAAGATGCTGTATGTGGGCATTGCGCTGCTGTCGGCTGTTGGTTTCTTCGTTGGCTGGCTTGGCTTCCATAAGAGCACGGGCAATACATTCCAGACTGAGGCTCAGATTGAGTCGGAAGGAGCGTTGCAATGA
- a CDS encoding alpha/beta hydrolase, with product MGSIEVGQLINASLRGDDPYYRLDVFFRNRLSLRPNATPPARLPDDFMEPAGVWRLPWNVTVEERTIGGAQNAVSVRIYRDKSCGGKNNAWLLWAHGGGFTEGSIDTAEAHATCAELTARTGTTCISVDYRLTHDGRNLYPAALDDLFDVWAWIVEQTQRNAQQTTLMIGGASAGGNLAAALCRKLVDSSREGGVLLPVPHAFLGAYGVFHDMQRELVKGWDANTGILPTPLRFTPQVCKDMYARYVGRATDFPAYSVPGECDAWQLHGFPPSALICCEFDDLAPSSMVFAEQLRQAGTPVQLRMAAGVLHGFLNWYPSERLPQTLAAIRFLAAFIEEQIQKQARERRDESFID from the coding sequence ATGGGTTCGATCGAAGTAGGGCAGCTCATTAACGCGTCCCTAAGAGGAGATGATCCTTACTACAGGCTTGACGTTTTCTTTCGTAACCGATTGTCTCTACGTCCCAATGCGACGCCACCTGCTCGACTCCCAGATGATTTTATGGAGCCTGCCGGCGTCTGGCGCCTGCCTTGGAACGTAACTGTGGAGGAACGCACTATCGGTGGCGCACAGAATGCCGTGTCGGTTCGTATATATCGTGACAAATCCTGCGGGGGAAAGAACAACGCTTGGCTGCTGTGGGCGCATGGCGGAGGCTTCACCGAAGGAAGCATCGATACTGCGGAAGCTCATGCGACTTGTGCCGAACTAACTGCACGTACAGGCACGACTTGCATTTCGGTAGATTATCGACTGACTCATGATGGACGGAATCTTTATCCAGCCGCATTGGATGATCTGTTCGATGTGTGGGCGTGGATAGTGGAGCAGACGCAACGCAATGCTCAGCAGACAACGCTGATGATAGGCGGAGCTAGTGCTGGCGGTAACCTTGCCGCTGCGTTATGCCGCAAGTTGGTTGACTCTTCTCGTGAAGGCGGCGTGTTGCTGCCGGTGCCACATGCTTTTCTTGGTGCATACGGTGTTTTTCACGATATGCAGCGTGAATTGGTAAAAGGCTGGGATGCTAATACGGGCATATTGCCAACGCCGTTGCGTTTTACTCCACAGGTCTGCAAAGACATGTATGCGCGTTATGTCGGTCGTGCCACCGATTTTCCAGCATACAGTGTGCCTGGGGAATGCGATGCGTGGCAATTGCATGGATTCCCGCCTTCCGCGCTGATTTGCTGTGAATTCGACGATTTGGCTCCTTCCAGCATGGTGTTTGCCGAGCAGCTTCGTCAAGCGGGCACGCCGGTGCAATTACGTATGGCGGCTGGCGTGCTGCATGGCTTCTTGAACTGGTATCCGTCTGAACGGCTACCGCAGACGTTGGCTGCGATTCGGTTCCTTGCTGCGTTTATAGAAGAGCAGATACAAAAACAGGCGAGGGAAAGGAGAGATGAAAGTTTTATCGACTGA
- a CDS encoding LacI family DNA-binding transcriptional regulator: protein MIGSMNNLQQKDVFQESQRSKQSVSKKSRSKRVTLQQVADAAGVSRSAASFVMTGRTDQRISEATIKKVRKAAADLSYRPNLTAKTLRTGKSGTVGLVSDFIGTTSHANSMVMGALDVLRDKGKLLFTVDTQGDADVESKSIKALLDRQVDGVIYAAMFTREAKVPAVLRTVPTVLLNCLDETDDGRADSAFSSVVPDEYQAGCDASRLLLEAGHTDRIVFAGCFPEGVAGGVRWGSWGSWALPQRLQGIDDTLRLAGYELFAHFEATEWEIDSGRTIAHQVLASCSRRDELPTAIICVNDAVAFGMMQVLLSEGVRIPEDVSLISFDGSDWAAAMLPPITTLRLPQLEMGSAAARMLLEQKETAQRVRISMPLIQGATVSSPRK from the coding sequence ATGATCGGTTCGATGAATAATCTGCAACAAAAGGATGTTTTTCAAGAATCGCAACGATCGAAGCAGTCAGTGTCGAAGAAATCCCGCAGCAAGCGAGTGACTCTACAACAGGTGGCTGATGCCGCTGGAGTGTCGCGATCTGCCGCCTCGTTCGTTATGACGGGTCGCACTGATCAGCGTATTTCAGAGGCCACTATAAAAAAGGTGCGTAAGGCGGCTGCGGATTTAAGCTATCGACCTAATCTCACTGCTAAGACACTTCGTACTGGCAAGTCTGGCACGGTCGGCCTTGTCTCGGATTTTATTGGCACAACGTCGCATGCCAACTCCATGGTGATGGGGGCGCTGGATGTGCTGAGAGACAAGGGGAAGTTGTTGTTCACTGTGGATACCCAGGGTGACGCAGACGTGGAGAGCAAATCGATTAAAGCATTGTTGGATCGCCAGGTTGATGGCGTCATTTATGCAGCCATGTTTACACGTGAGGCGAAAGTGCCAGCCGTGTTGCGTACTGTACCGACAGTATTGCTGAATTGCCTTGATGAAACTGACGATGGTAGGGCAGATAGTGCGTTCTCCAGCGTGGTTCCTGATGAATATCAGGCTGGATGCGATGCGTCCCGTTTGCTGTTGGAAGCGGGGCATACTGATCGTATTGTTTTTGCAGGCTGCTTTCCAGAAGGCGTTGCTGGTGGTGTTCGATGGGGGTCTTGGGGTTCATGGGCGTTGCCCCAGCGTCTGCAGGGTATTGACGATACATTGAGGCTGGCGGGTTACGAACTGTTTGCGCATTTTGAGGCTACGGAATGGGAAATCGATTCAGGCAGGACGATCGCACATCAAGTATTGGCTTCCTGTTCGCGGCGTGATGAGCTTCCGACAGCAATTATCTGTGTCAATGATGCTGTTGCGTTCGGCATGATGCAGGTGTTGTTGAGTGAGGGTGTGCGTATTCCGGAAGACGTATCGCTGATTAGCTTCGATGGCAGTGATTGGGCTGCTGCTATGTTGCCTCCGATCACAACATTGCGCTTACCACAGTTAGAGATGGGAAGCGCTGCCGCAAGAATGCTGTTGGAGCAGAAGGAGACGGCGCAGCGAGTACGCATATCAATGCCATTGATTCAAGGGGCGACGGTCAGTTCCCCTCGCAAGTAA
- a CDS encoding glycoside hydrolase family 1 protein → MNYRFPEGFTWGTATASYQVEGAIHEGGRTPSIWDTFCARPDTIFDGSSGENACDQYHRYPQDISLMKELGIGAYRMSIAWPRIQPTPDGTVNAEGLDHYRRVLDMLRDNGIRPVVTLYHWDLPQYLQDCGGWPRRDTALRFAEYAASLAKAFGDRVDTWTTLNEPWCAAYLGYGCGDHAPGIKDHAQALAAVHHLNLAHGLGVRAIRAELGDKARCSVTLNLSVTRAATDSKEDVMAKKRADLFNNEVFLGPMLEGRYDSELLTATARVTDWNFVHDGDLESIRQPIDVLGVNYYSTNTVRYRADATSIASDETAPVATTPAGLDVHHNPIPAQEHVETLPPEGELTAMGWNQDPQGLTDILLELTRRYPGLELMVTENGSAWDDEVSKDDSVAGVLGPMVADDAASWSVVPGRIVHDPKRVAYLDAHILAVARAIDAGAKVTGYYAWSLLDNFEWALGYTKRFGIVRVDYGTQERIWKDSGLRYRDIAHTNVI, encoded by the coding sequence ATGAACTACCGGTTTCCTGAAGGATTCACTTGGGGTACGGCAACCGCTTCATATCAGGTGGAAGGGGCCATTCATGAAGGAGGCCGCACGCCGTCCATCTGGGATACGTTTTGCGCCCGGCCTGACACCATATTCGATGGGTCTTCCGGTGAAAACGCATGTGATCAGTACCATCGCTATCCACAAGACATCAGTTTGATGAAAGAACTAGGCATTGGCGCGTACCGCATGTCGATCGCGTGGCCGCGTATTCAACCCACTCCAGACGGAACCGTCAACGCCGAGGGCCTGGATCATTATCGTCGCGTGCTGGATATGCTGCGGGATAACGGTATCAGGCCCGTTGTCACGCTATACCATTGGGATCTGCCGCAGTACCTGCAGGACTGTGGGGGGTGGCCTCGGCGCGATACAGCGCTGCGGTTCGCGGAATACGCGGCCAGTCTCGCCAAGGCTTTCGGAGACCGAGTGGATACATGGACCACGTTGAACGAACCATGGTGCGCGGCATATCTTGGCTATGGTTGTGGCGATCATGCCCCGGGAATCAAGGATCATGCACAGGCATTGGCCGCGGTGCATCACCTCAATCTGGCGCATGGGCTGGGCGTGCGGGCGATCCGCGCGGAACTAGGTGATAAAGCGCGCTGTTCAGTGACATTGAACCTGTCGGTCACCCGCGCCGCGACGGATTCCAAGGAGGACGTTATGGCCAAGAAACGTGCTGACCTATTCAATAATGAAGTGTTTCTCGGTCCCATGCTTGAAGGCAGATATGATTCTGAACTTCTTACGGCGACGGCGCGGGTCACCGATTGGAATTTTGTGCATGACGGTGACCTTGAGTCCATCCGGCAGCCGATTGACGTGCTTGGCGTGAATTATTATTCCACCAATACTGTGCGGTACCGTGCCGATGCCACCAGTATTGCATCCGATGAAACCGCACCCGTGGCAACGACCCCAGCTGGTCTTGATGTCCATCACAATCCCATTCCAGCGCAGGAACACGTGGAGACGTTGCCGCCTGAGGGCGAGTTGACAGCCATGGGTTGGAATCAAGATCCTCAGGGACTTACGGATATCCTCTTGGAACTTACGCGACGATACCCTGGACTGGAACTTATGGTCACCGAGAATGGTTCTGCCTGGGATGATGAGGTTTCGAAGGATGATTCAGTTGCCGGAGTTCTAGGTCCGATGGTGGCGGATGATGCCGCATCCTGGTCTGTGGTACCGGGGAGGATTGTGCATGATCCGAAGCGTGTGGCGTATCTTGACGCCCATATACTCGCTGTGGCCCGTGCCATTGATGCTGGAGCCAAAGTGACGGGCTACTATGCCTGGTCATTGCTTGACAACTTCGAATGGGCACTTGGCTATACCAAACGCTTCGGCATCGTACGTGTCGACTATGGCACGCAGGAACGCATCTGGAAGGATTCAGGATTGCGTTATCGCGATATCGCTCATACCAACGTCATTTAA
- the yicI gene encoding alpha-xylosidase: MKFTNGYWLTRPGVEALYARDAYEVGIGKDGESLNVLAPVAPVRERANTLNLPAFEVNITSPAEGVIRVTADHWQGATEYPGFLLNADEPGDRDYIAAVQDGNGDGEIGQIGASATLTSGGLSIKVVKGSPWNMTFTGEGGKVLTQSVGKSLARFKLEPRAAVNAQPVGEFGVSMDGSAYDESDVFTGIQLHLGVGENVYGFGERFGSYVKNGQTIDIWNEDGGTSSEQGYKDIPFYMTSNGYGVLVNNRGHVSFEVGSENTEAVQFSVPGESIDFCVIYGPTPKQILDRYTKLVGRPANVPAWSYGLWLTTSFTTKYDEKTINSFIDGMAERGIPLSAFHYDCYWMREFHWTDFEWDKRFFGDIESTLKRLHKDKGLHICAWINPYIGQRGSMFKEGKEKGYLVKKGNGEIWQTDFWQAGMALVDFTNPDAREWFKDKVKHLLNQGVDAIKTDFGERIPRDVVWYDGSPKLSMHNWYTQLYNQAVFEAIEETYGKGKACLFARSATVGGQQEPVHWGGDCESTFNGMAQTLRAGLSITSSGFGFWSHDIGGFEGAYPDPAVYKRWVAFGLLGSHSRMHGSSVYRVPWLFDEADEKNGVVNAPGQTAVDVARTFTKLKLSLMPYLYQVGLQPHLYGTPVMRSMFVEFPDDLTCRTLDRQYMFGPNLLVAPVFTYSGDVDYYLPSGTWTNWFTGEKVTTEHGIWRNERHGFDTIPLWVRDGSVLVTKPDAETPDYEYGKDALISVFLDHEDRAEAVVTETDGSSVTFTACRTPIGTEIVSSDGRAFTARLGFGKTVAAQNGKVVL, encoded by the coding sequence ATGAAGTTCACTAATGGTTACTGGCTTACCCGGCCGGGCGTGGAAGCCCTGTACGCGCGTGACGCCTATGAGGTTGGCATTGGAAAGGACGGCGAAAGCCTGAACGTGCTCGCACCGGTGGCACCGGTTCGTGAACGTGCGAACACGCTGAATCTGCCGGCATTCGAGGTCAACATCACCAGTCCTGCTGAAGGCGTGATTCGTGTGACTGCCGACCACTGGCAGGGCGCGACAGAATACCCGGGATTCCTGCTGAACGCTGACGAGCCTGGCGACCGCGACTACATCGCCGCAGTTCAGGATGGCAACGGTGACGGCGAGATCGGTCAGATTGGCGCCTCGGCAACGTTGACATCCGGTGGGCTGAGCATAAAAGTAGTCAAAGGCTCGCCTTGGAATATGACATTCACCGGCGAGGGCGGCAAAGTGCTGACACAGTCTGTCGGAAAGTCCCTCGCCCGATTCAAGCTTGAGCCGCGTGCGGCCGTCAACGCGCAGCCCGTAGGCGAATTCGGTGTGAGTATGGACGGTTCCGCATACGACGAATCCGACGTATTCACCGGTATCCAGCTGCATCTGGGAGTGGGGGAGAACGTATACGGTTTCGGTGAGCGTTTTGGCTCGTACGTCAAGAACGGTCAGACCATCGATATCTGGAACGAGGATGGGGGTACCTCCTCCGAGCAGGGATACAAGGACATCCCGTTCTACATGACTTCCAACGGTTACGGCGTGCTGGTCAACAATCGTGGGCACGTGTCGTTCGAAGTCGGTTCCGAAAACACTGAGGCTGTGCAGTTCTCCGTGCCCGGGGAGAGTATCGACTTCTGCGTGATCTATGGGCCGACTCCGAAGCAGATTCTTGACCGCTATACTAAGCTGGTCGGCCGCCCGGCCAACGTGCCGGCGTGGAGCTACGGCTTATGGCTCACCACTTCGTTCACCACTAAGTATGACGAGAAGACTATCAACTCCTTCATCGACGGTATGGCCGAACGCGGCATTCCGCTAAGCGCCTTCCACTACGACTGTTATTGGATGCGCGAATTCCATTGGACTGACTTCGAATGGGATAAGCGCTTCTTCGGCGACATCGAATCTACACTCAAACGCCTGCATAAGGACAAGGGCTTGCATATCTGTGCCTGGATCAACCCGTACATCGGTCAGCGCGGTTCCATGTTCAAGGAAGGCAAAGAAAAGGGGTATTTGGTCAAAAAAGGCAATGGCGAGATTTGGCAGACCGATTTCTGGCAGGCTGGAATGGCGTTGGTGGACTTTACCAATCCGGATGCCCGCGAATGGTTCAAGGATAAGGTCAAGCATCTGCTGAACCAAGGTGTGGACGCCATCAAAACCGATTTCGGCGAGCGTATTCCACGCGATGTGGTCTGGTACGACGGCTCACCGAAGCTTTCCATGCACAACTGGTACACCCAGCTGTACAACCAGGCGGTGTTCGAGGCTATCGAGGAGACTTACGGCAAAGGCAAGGCGTGCCTGTTCGCACGTTCCGCCACGGTCGGTGGCCAGCAGGAGCCGGTGCATTGGGGTGGTGATTGCGAATCCACATTCAATGGCATGGCGCAGACCTTGCGTGCAGGTCTATCCATCACCAGTTCGGGCTTTGGATTCTGGAGCCATGATATCGGTGGTTTTGAGGGCGCATATCCTGATCCGGCCGTGTACAAGCGTTGGGTCGCTTTCGGCTTACTTGGTTCGCATTCCCGTATGCACGGGTCCTCTGTGTATCGTGTGCCATGGTTGTTCGATGAAGCGGACGAAAAGAACGGCGTGGTCAACGCACCGGGCCAGACCGCTGTGGATGTGGCGCGTACCTTCACCAAGCTTAAATTGAGTCTGATGCCGTACCTGTATCAGGTAGGTCTGCAACCGCATCTGTACGGTACTCCGGTAATGCGTTCAATGTTTGTCGAATTTCCTGACGATCTCACCTGCCGAACACTCGACCGCCAATACATGTTTGGCCCAAATTTGCTGGTGGCTCCGGTATTCACCTATTCCGGAGATGTAGATTACTATCTACCGTCCGGCACTTGGACTAATTGGTTCACCGGCGAGAAGGTAACAACCGAACACGGTATATGGCGCAACGAGCGCCACGGTTTCGATACCATTCCGCTGTGGGTGCGTGACGGCAGCGTATTGGTCACCAAGCCGGATGCCGAGACTCCGGATTACGAGTACGGCAAGGACGCGTTGATCTCAGTATTTCTCGATCATGAAGATCGGGCGGAGGCCGTAGTAACAGAAACGGATGGTTCTTCCGTGACATTTACTGCGTGCAGAACACCTATTGGGACAGAAATCGTCAGTTCCGACGGGCGTGCGTTTACTGCACGACTTGGGTTCGGTAAAACAGTTGCTGCGCAGAATGGCAAGGTGGTGCTGTGA
- a CDS encoding carbohydrate ABC transporter permease yields the protein MTSVTMAKVRAPKAKKNRTAGDWFILALLIVGGLVMLFPFIVLLLNAFKTTADYNAAGPLSWPKEFSLDGLMKFWNRVNYPEKLWNSIWTSGLVAILAVILSMFNAFALGIGRVKGRRWIILLIMLANMMPQEALLYPLYIMFKNIGLYNSQWAIVIIFTVIQSAFGTYLLSSVYGTFPKAILEAATIDGANRWTIFRKIVFPISKPTLSVMLVFFFIWTWNEYMIPMAFLVDNSTQTIPIAVSSLSGDRLMDVTTTAAASLVSIVPTLIFYLIFQRTLSRGITTGAVK from the coding sequence ATGACAAGCGTAACAATGGCAAAAGTACGTGCCCCGAAAGCCAAGAAGAACCGCACCGCCGGTGACTGGTTCATCCTTGCTCTGCTGATCGTGGGCGGGCTGGTGATGCTCTTCCCGTTCATCGTCCTGCTGCTCAACGCATTCAAAACAACCGCCGATTACAATGCGGCAGGCCCATTGTCGTGGCCAAAGGAGTTCAGTCTTGACGGTCTGATGAAGTTCTGGAACCGTGTCAACTACCCGGAAAAGCTGTGGAACAGCATTTGGACATCGGGACTGGTCGCCATCCTCGCGGTGATTCTGTCGATGTTCAACGCATTCGCACTCGGCATCGGCCGCGTCAAAGGGCGCCGATGGATTATTCTGCTCATCATGCTTGCCAACATGATGCCTCAAGAAGCCTTGCTGTACCCGCTGTACATCATGTTCAAGAACATAGGTCTATACAACTCCCAATGGGCGATCGTCATCATCTTCACCGTGATTCAGAGCGCTTTCGGCACCTACCTGCTTTCCTCGGTATATGGCACCTTCCCAAAGGCGATTCTGGAAGCGGCGACCATTGATGGTGCAAACCGTTGGACCATCTTCCGCAAGATCGTGTTCCCGATTTCCAAGCCGACACTGAGCGTCATGCTCGTATTCTTCTTCATCTGGACTTGGAACGAATACATGATTCCGATGGCCTTCCTAGTTGACAACTCTACGCAGACCATCCCAATCGCGGTCAGCTCTCTGTCCGGAGACCGCCTGATGGACGTGACCACAACCGCCGCGGCCTCGCTGGTCAGCATCGTTCCAACCCTCATCTTCTACCTGATCTTCCAACGTACGCTATCCCGTGGTATCACCACAGGCGCGGTCAAGTAG
- a CDS encoding carbohydrate ABC transporter permease: MTTTKNKNHSVAPMDAREKGMSRIPGSPSNRFWLYLIPGFLMLLWIIIIPAVWNVYLSFTNYRGIKPPVWCGLSNWTKLIHDTTFWISFRNSIWMIIAMVVIPILLGLILSSLVFDVVQKKFGAKTASTMRAIYYFPQLLPISVAALVMGWIFRPENGALNALLKAVGLGSLQHDWLGKPDTSLIFLMLIMIWIQVGYPLVIFMSGLQRVDPELYEAASLDGANWWQRFRAITLPSIKPEIFVVALTCTIAALKVFGPVYMLTKGGPGTSTIVPSYYSYTQFFQSQQVGYGAAISTALTVVVVVVSIIFTNVQEKVAKEDEE; encoded by the coding sequence ATGACTACGACAAAGAACAAGAACCACTCGGTCGCTCCGATGGATGCCCGTGAAAAGGGGATGTCTCGAATCCCCGGCAGCCCGTCCAACAGGTTCTGGCTATATTTGATCCCAGGCTTTCTGATGTTGCTGTGGATCATCATCATCCCTGCCGTGTGGAATGTGTACCTGAGTTTCACCAACTACCGTGGTATCAAACCGCCGGTTTGGTGCGGATTGTCAAATTGGACCAAGCTCATACATGACACCACATTCTGGATCTCGTTCCGCAACTCGATCTGGATGATCATTGCTATGGTGGTCATCCCCATCCTGCTTGGTCTGATTCTTTCCTCTCTCGTGTTTGACGTAGTACAGAAGAAGTTTGGTGCAAAAACCGCCTCAACCATGCGAGCCATCTACTACTTCCCGCAGTTGCTGCCAATTTCCGTCGCAGCTCTGGTCATGGGCTGGATATTCCGACCGGAAAACGGCGCGTTGAACGCGCTGCTCAAGGCGGTCGGTCTAGGCTCGCTGCAGCATGATTGGCTCGGCAAACCAGACACCTCGCTGATCTTCCTGATGCTTATCATGATCTGGATTCAGGTCGGCTACCCTCTGGTCATCTTCATGTCCGGTCTGCAGCGCGTCGATCCGGAGTTGTACGAGGCAGCCAGCCTCGACGGTGCCAACTGGTGGCAACGGTTTCGCGCCATCACCCTGCCGTCCATCAAGCCCGAGATATTCGTGGTGGCGCTCACCTGCACCATCGCGGCCCTCAAGGTGTTCGGTCCGGTCTACATGCTGACCAAGGGCGGTCCGGGAACCAGCACCATAGTACCGTCGTACTATTCGTACACGCAGTTCTTCCAATCCCAACAGGTCGGCTACGGTGCCGCCATCTCCACGGCATTGACCGTGGTGGTCGTCGTGGTGTCGATTATCTTCACCAACGTGCAGGAGAAGGTCGCGAAAGAAGACGAGGAGTGA